One genomic segment of Virgibacillus doumboii includes these proteins:
- a CDS encoding DUF1659 domain-containing protein yields MAVSQMVSSQLTLILDDGDDILTGDTIYKTKSFNNVKPVATADQLYAIATAVAALQERPLYNIKRKDNSEISQT; encoded by the coding sequence ATGGCAGTATCACAAATGGTTTCATCACAGCTGACGTTAATTCTTGATGATGGTGACGATATCCTAACCGGCGATACCATCTACAAGACGAAAAGCTTCAATAACGTCAAACCTGTTGCAACAGCAGATCAATTGTATGCAATCGCAACAGCTGTGGCAGCACTGCAGGAGCGACCGCTTTATAACATCAAGCGTAAAGACAACTCCGAAATCAGTCAGACATAA
- a CDS encoding DUF2922 domain-containing protein: MKKLELKFLNEEGKTVTYSLEKPVEPVDPAAVTSAMDEIIAQNAFSSSGGNLVEKKGARVVERNVVEIELA; this comes from the coding sequence ATGAAAAAGTTGGAATTGAAATTCTTGAATGAAGAAGGCAAAACAGTAACTTATTCATTGGAAAAGCCGGTTGAACCAGTTGATCCGGCCGCAGTTACCAGCGCCATGGATGAGATTATCGCACAAAACGCATTCTCATCTTCAGGTGGCAATCTGGTGGAGAAAAAAGGCGCACGTGTTGTGGAACGCAATGTAGTTGAAATAGAGTTAGCCTAA
- a CDS encoding YvrJ family protein, translated as METWVSFVTEVGFPIMVTFYLLHRIEGKLNDLIESIHALPEKMR; from the coding sequence GTGGAAACATGGGTATCCTTTGTGACAGAAGTCGGCTTCCCAATCATGGTGACATTTTATTTGCTGCACCGGATTGAAGGAAAACTCAATGACCTAATCGAATCCATCCACGCACTTCCGGAAAAAATGAGATAG